Within Primulina tabacum isolate GXHZ01 chromosome 5, ASM2559414v2, whole genome shotgun sequence, the genomic segment AActacatttttcttttaaattataTGCAACACATACTAATTAATAATTACACGTAAAATCTATATATATTAAGATGAATGcggaatttatcttttttttgCACGTGATAGCATTGGagatcatgatttttattttatttttgaaaaaataaaaccaTGCTTTccaaagtaatttttttatatatataaatagttTAAATAAATAGCTTTTTCTATGCAAATAGGCATAAGTCGTTTATTACGAacaacaaaattaatattttcaaatttttaaatttttttttatcacaatCCATCATTCATTTTGTCACTTCTAATATCttatgttgaaattttatttgaattcccCTAATTTACAAACTAGTAACTAATATCAATATTTGCATACTTTAAATGAACTTAGACATGCAAATTTACAATTCACAAAGGTGATTAATTAAATAGATGCTCAACCATTCCGACATCAAGAATTTGTCATGTAAAGCCTTGTCTTAATATTCTAAGAACTCTTTGTGAGAGTGGCTAAGattaaaaaatgttttatagttaaaaataatttttaatccaTGTAATCTTGTATTCGAAACTATGTGGATTGTCTGGCTTTCTAAAGAAAAAGGGTTCAATCAGAAGATTATTTCATTCTAATTTGGAGGTAGTGTGTTGGGTAATCCCAACCTTCCACTTGCTTTCTGTGTGACTTCTTCTATTTTTTAGTATATATGCTAGTAATGGTAGGCTCAAAGAAGACTTTAAGTGCAATTCGACTGTGCAACGCACGATTCTTGGCATCATTTTTAAGCATTAACATgatttaaactgatttgattagATTAACACATCTTACAGCATCCGGTTGTCGGAACGGCTATAAAATCGTGAAGCAGATCAAGCATCGTTTCGTCATGTTTCTACTCGCTGTCAGGTTTTTTACCATGAGGGCAACGGCCAATCATAAGACGTTGTGTGACTCGATGATATCGGAGTCGATCAAGAACATTCTCACCCCTGtctatcaaaatttaattttatttaattttcatctCAACTATCACCACCATTGTATATTTTATCAATGTGGAATTGAGTTACTTATTTTGTTATAGTAAACTGTCACTCTCTTCTTGTACTGAATTTTCAAAACTCCCCAGTAAATATTGTATGAAGTCAGAAACTAAAAAAAATGTTGTCATTCATTATATGACAAATCATATCAATGCCACGTTAAAATCAACAGAAAACAAGACGAGATTTTGATACTAAAACTGCAGAAGATGTTTACAAAAAAAGAATAGCTTATTTTGTTCAAGCTTCTTCTATTGTTAGGCTTGAGGGGCTGCATAGATACTGCTTCAAACGGCTCATTTCATGAGCTACATCTAGCATTGTTGGCCTGGTGCGAGGATTGTTCTGTGTGCAGATAAGCCCGAGTTCTATCAATTCCAGTATTACCTCACACCATATCCTCCGGTCGAACGGGCACGTGCCGAGTTTTGTAGACCTCAGCTTTATGGCCTCCTGAATGATCGGCTCGAGCTTATCGGGGTAACAACTCTTAATCCATTCAGGCAGGCTGGAACCCTGCTGGAAAAGCACATCTGTGGGGCGTTTCCCCGCTATGATCTCTAATAAAAGGACCCCGAAACTGTATACATCTCCTTGTGACGAAGCCCGCTTTCCCATTCCATATTCTGTCATTGACGTTACAAAACCATGATAAGATCCAAAATCAAACTGTGACTAAATTGTAttaaaactttcatgttttttCACTTACCAGGTGCAATGTAGCCAAGTGATCCACATAACAGGCCTTCTGTGGAGTCACAGGATACTGAATCGTAAGCCGAAGAATTATCGCCGCCTCCTTTTACTAATCTTGCAATACCGAAATCAGTGACCAAAGCTCTCATATCATCGTCGAGAAGAATATTGCTTGGTTTAAGATCACAATGCACCACTTTCACAGGAGAATAGTGATGCAGATAGGACATCCCTTCCGCTACATCGCTGCAAATGCTCaccaactgaacaagatccAGCCCATTTTTCGATCCATGGCTGGGATACAAATGATTTTCGAGACTTCCATTTGGCATCAGCGGAAGAACAAGGGCCTTAAAATCTGGCCTGCTGCATGTTGTTATGATTCGGATCAAATTTCTGTGACGCGTAGTTTTCAGAACTTGGCACTCCCTCTTAAAGCTACCAGTAATAATTTCTCCTGCTACTTTTGAATGGAGTACCTTAACTGCGATGCTTGTGTTATCCTGAAGAATTCCTTTGTAAACATGCCCGAAATTACCTGATCCAATCAGGCTTGAACTGCTGAATCCTCCGGTAGCTTCAATAAGCTGTCGACGAGATATTCTTGGGTATTTTACCTCGTCTCTCGATTCTTCGTCATCTGGAATGTCCTCACCTTCTAGAATCGGCGGCTTCCTCCTCCTTTTTGCTCTCTGTATAAGAGGATATCCAACTAAACAGAAAATTGGAGTGATAGCTGATGAAAGGAGAAACGCCATTAAGAAACTGTGAGCCCGTTTTCGGTGGCATTTTCGCAAACCTTGAATTGATCCGCAAATCCTTTCATTGCCCAAGAAAGAAGCGATTGTTAGTGAGGAAAAGGAGCCCCTGTTTGATATTACTCCATAGAAGTTGTTGTAAGAAAAGTTCAGTCTCTTCAAAGTTGCTGAATCCTGCAAAGATTGTGGTATCTCTCCATTTAACCGATTGCCAGACACGTCAAGTTCTTGAAGATAAGGCAAGTTCCCTATAGATTCTGGGATTCGATCTTCCAGAAAATTATGCGATAAGTTGAGACACTCAAGAGCAATGCAGCTACCAAGTTGTGAAGGCAACGAGCCGGACAATATGTTTAGTGAAAGATCAATGGCCAACACCATATCCATTTTACTCAGCTCTAGGGGAATACGCCCACTCAAGAAATTACTGGACAAGTTCAAATACAGCTTCAAACTACTCAATCCAGCAACTTCACTTGGAATTTCCCCTGAAATTCTGTTATGAGAAAGGTCAAGAATCTCCAAGTTTATGCATTTCCCAAGACTTGGAGGAATGGTTCCCGAGAGTTGGTTGTCATACAGCAAAAGTCTTCGTAGCTGCACAAGGTTTGCAAAACTATCCGGGATTATACCAGAGAGCTTGTTTTTTGACAGATCAAGAAGGCCTAAATGCGACATATTGCCAAAAGTGGACGGAATATTACCGGAGAGCGAGTTATTTGATAAGTATAGCCTCTCTAATTTCCCAATTTGGCGTAGCTCAGAAGGGATTGAGCCATTCAACTGATTACTAGACAGGTTCAAGAGGGTGAGATTTACAAGATTAGAAATCTGTGGAGGTATGAAACCCGAAATTTGATTATCGTCAAGATTTATCTGCACGAGCTTAGTGGAGAGAGCACCGATAATAGAAGGCAACTCTCCTCCAAGATGGTTTCCTGCAAGATCGAGTTCTTGCAATTTAGAAGAATTTACCAAAGACTCGAAGAACGGTACAAGATCAGCATTACCACCGTGACTTGAAAAGTGATTGTAGGACAAATAAAGAAATTTCAAATGCAACATTTTGCTCAAACTCTTGGACGGTAACTCCCCACTTAGAAAATTGTGCTCCAAGTCAAGCCATTCGAGATTCGAAGAATTCGAAAGGGCCAAAGGAACCTCCCCAACAAAGTGGTTCGACCAAAGAAGAAGATACCTCAAGTCTCTAAGCTCGCATTGGCTATGAAAAGGTATCTCACCACTTAGTGAATTATTGGATAAATCCAAGTACTGCAATGAAGATGAGCCATTGCAGAAAAGTGAAGCCGGAATCTCACCCTCGAATTTGTTACTTCCCAAATCAAGGTAAACCAACTCTTTAAGTAACCCCACCTCTATTGGAATGTTCCCTTCGAGAATATTGGAAGACAAACTCATCTCTTTGAGCGAGACAAGGGCGCCAACCTCAGACGGTATCCGCCCCTCGAAGAGATTCCACGATAGATCAAGAATTTCCAAGTGTGTGAGACTGAAAAGAGTTGGTGATATCATTCCTTTGAGTGACTTATGACTTAGATTAAGCTCTATCACCCTGTTCTCTTTCATGTCACACCCTACACCAGACCATTTGCAGACATGAACACCAGAATCAGCATTCCAACTCTCTAACACATGTTCGGGATCATCCGTTATCCCGGACACGAACGAGACGAGGGCGGCCCGATCACTCGAGATTCCAGCCTGATCATTCTCCGAGTACACCACATGGAAAAGCACCATCAACGATACCAAATCAAATGCAAAAACCCTGCAACATCCCATCTGTAAATACCAAGAATGGGATGATTTAAGGAGAATTAACACTTAATCTAGACAATCAAGAAAAGAGTTTGGAACAAGTCACAGATCAGCACACTGttgaatatatacatatattttgcGCCTAACTGCCGTTGAAGGATGGGAACAAAGTGATTAAGTTGGCGCATTAGATCTTTGAAAGTGGACAGTGAACACGTGGGAAAATGTGGTACGATGTAGTGTGGGCGTCGTTAGTTTACAAGGCCCTTTGACATTGAGTGGTTTACATGTCATTAGACCTAACTATTGTGTTGATTAATGGATGATGAGTTGTTGAAATTAATAAGATAATCTTGATTATTTTCACGCTtaagatatatataattaataagaTAATCTTGATTATTGTCACGcttaagatatatatatatatatatggatttgATGATTGTGGCTAAAACTCCCCCTTTTGGGTTGGTATATATGTCGGGCCCGAGTTAACAAAAGTAGCTTCATTTTGCCAAACATAATTACTGCATGCTTGTATTGTCTAGGTTCAGAAAATGTAAGTGACCCACTcataaatatgaatatttttagagtttttaattaattaattatgtttggcAAAATGAAGCTACTTTTGTCAAaaagaaatataaaatttttattccattaaattttataatcaaaAAATCGGATTTTTATCTAAATCAAAGATATAATTATTTTACCAAGCATATAGAATTTATTGTCGATAATTTAAAcacatttatttaaatatttttaaggaaACATTATAATATCcgattatttatatattttcaaacaaaatataataGTGTATATGTACTCGCCTCATGAATTTtgtcttttaacattaaattcaAATTCCGTATAAGACTTTTAATCAAGTTTAATTTATCTCATTACCTAATAAAATTaggagaaaaaaaattgaatttgacATGGTGGATTATGGTTATAATAGTTTATCGGtcgaatattatttttggagaaaattttattttataaaaaaatcgatataaatttttttgtgggtttttattaattttcatccTTTTTATTTTCAACATATAATGGGTCTATATACGTcttacatgtttttatttttatttttatttttatttttattccatACGTcgattttttgttttctttttcttgaCCTAATAGTGTGAATATATATCCAAAAAGTTGTTTGCACTTATTATGTGTTTTGTGACCTATATAGAAAGTTGAAATTGACCTTTTGTAAAAGCCAACTTGTTGCCTAGCACATTATCTTGGAACTGCCCACTTTGATATCAATCATAATAAACAATTATCCATTTGTGGACGTAATtacaacattttttttttttttttggctcaaGAGATAATTGCATTTTTAACTTGggaaaaaatgtttaaatttttttagttttaaTCCGTCGTCTTTATATTTTTGCAATGTTAGACATTTTTTCAACATGTCGTTGGAATTAGTATTTTcgataaaaaaatacataattaaaatttaattttgacaATATGGAAGACCAGAATTACGAAGAAGACAAACATATCAAACGAAACTGTATTTTTTCCTAAAACGTAATGTGTCTGTTTTTAAGTTTCAAggataaaaaaacatataaattcATAGGCCAtgcgattttatttttttaacagaTTGTTCATTTCGAAattagataaaattttattgcaattatttttctcaaccaataaaaatattgtttgtgGAGTCTCACCAACTCATGCATATACATGGCAGTACAGTTTGACTCGCAAGGTACTATAAAGTCCTTTCATTTAATTTCACCACTTGACATTTTCGTTAGCtgagaaataaataattaaataaaataatacaggcggctatatttttaataaaagtaTATCTAGGGAAATATATTTGCGGCGAACCTGCGCAGTTGCATCCTATTTTTCAGACAGATTTTTCGGACGAAGATTCTTTGCATGAGTTCTGTTTGAACCGAACgatttatttcatatataaCTTTTAAAcatacattttaaatttaaaatggattttgaataataaattataaatgatTAATTCAATTCTAATGTTCCATGTGAGGAAATGGGGTTCAAAACTTATTTTCAACAATAATTAGTTtgagaaaattaaaatataaggaAACACATAATTAGTTGGACTCGATATTTTGGAAGTCACTACCAAAAAAATTAGCGACAACATAATCGGTTTTTAATTGGTcgttaattaaattatactaattatttttataaaccaATGATATGTtaggttattattattttttgtgtaACCCGTCGACTAATTTTGAGAGATCACGATCTCTCCCTTTAGTCTACTTCTCGCGTAAATCTTAATGCCGTTGGAGTTTGTACGCTCTTCATCCAATAGTAGATATTTCATGCTTATATCTGTCATGGCTCTTTTAACTTTCAGAATTGATTATGTCTTTCAAGTATGTTTGTTTTCCAGAATAAATTATGTCTTTCAAATATAAATTGTCTTCCAGACGTTGGGTGTTCAAGTTTGTTTCTACCATATTATACTTTAAAGCTGGATGATTTTCCATGATTCTggatatttattgaaaaattttGGAATAGAAAAGGAAACGACGAGATAGTCTCTTAAGTAATGCTATAAGCAAGGACGGACCTATGCTTGGCCCGTCCTAGGCTGTAGCCcagcccaatttttttttaccaagGAGTTATAGAGATTCgagtcaattttaatttttttttaaatatatatagagatttaaccacagtctaatttttttaaaagatatcaCGGTGCAAATAACTCATAAAAGTTAATATCTAGAATATCTATTTAACTTTCACAGTGAATAAATATAGATTTTCGATATTTCAAAAGGGGTTTGATGCAAATAACtcataaaaatgataaatttattttaaatttttttttatttaatagaatttaattttgaaagttcatttaaaatagttttaaatgtaaattttgaatttaagtgAAACTTGTCTTATATTACACGGGttacatattaatttaaataatatataaattttgaaaaatgatattgattaaactattttttgaaaattctctcTCCTATTTCGAATACGCTAGAAACAAtaggttatttttaaaaaaaatacgaaGGTCATTTTGTTAACTATTTTCATATTAATATctcatatttaatatatatatatatatatatatatattaacttaTTATATTAAGTTCTAGCACACCTTAATTTTAATTTCTGGCTCCGTCCCTGGCTATAAGTTTCCGAAAACCAAATTTGGCTAAGTCGGAAGATGTCACAATAAGTAGATCAAAGCTAGGTAATGTTAATAACAGTGTATAGGAAAACAAACAAGAGAGCAAATTAGCTTGGACATATATTTAAAATCAGCCAATTCCCAATACGGTACATCTGTTGGATAATGAGTCGatgattaatttattaaagGTTTCATAAACTAAAGAATAAGGTATGCAACATCAGGATTTTGTTAGTAATAACAAGTTTTATTATAAAACTCAAAGACAACCGATTACTCCATCTCCATCTGATATGGATATGTAAAGTTTAAAACGAGATCTCGAGTTTAACATTCAATTACGATGAACTTCTTCTGGATTCATATATTTCGCCATAAGAAGAAGTTGATACTCTATTAATTCATTATTGATGGCTTACAACACTACTGGAACAATATctgctattttaaaatatgcattATTCAGTATAATAAAAACTTTCACATGattattcttttaaaaaaatttcacattATTCAAATCAAATTATTTATAAAGATCATAAATTTGTCTGCTTGTGTTGAATATTGTaaaatcttcttcttcttcttcgtggAAACCCCACAAAAAACCCAATTTACTTTCCATCTCAACCCCCGAAGTTCCCAATTTTTCTCAAAGCCCCCAGTTTCAGTCAAAATCCTTCCCTAGAACTCTTAAACTCCCTTCCCTCCACAACCCTTCACCTGTTCTTTCTCCCCCTTTATTTGATTCTGCCGATGAAAATTTCCCGGAGAAGATTGAAAAGTTGTCGAATTTACAAGTAATCCCTGATGGGTTTCCCAAAAATTTACCCGGGGAAGAAACTAAGGGAATTTTTATACAGGACCCACCTTGGATATCCTctatttttatgaaaagtttGTTCTTTAGGAGCAAGAGTAGAAATGGGGTCAAAATAGAATTTCAAGAAATGGAGAGGCGCAGCTATTATTTGTTGAGGAGGAGACAGATAAAGGCAGAGACCGAGGTGTGGGAGAATAAGGTGGAGGAGTATAGAGAATTGGAGAGGGAAATGTGTGAGAAAAAACTAGCTCCTAATTTGCCTTATTTTAAGAAactgatgttgggatggtttgAGCCTTTGAGGGAAGCTATCGTGAAGGAACAGAAGACCCGGAGGACTAAGAAATATAGGGCGGCTTTTGCGCCTTTTGTGGATGCCCTGCCAGCTGAAAAAATGGCTGTCATTGTGATGCATAAGATTATGGCGCTGATGATGATGGGTGGAAAGGAGGATAGACATGTGCGTGTCGTGGAGGCAGCAGTTCAAATTGGGGTGGCAATTGAGCAAGAGGTCAGAATGATTGTCTTGTGATTTGAGGCATTAAGTCTTTTTTTGCCCCTAATAGTTTCGCCGATTACGAATCAtattcgaatctttctttttacTCCCACTCCAGATATCCATTTTCGTTGGTTTGGTGATCGGTATCTATGCCAATAGTTGATGACTTGATGAGAATCGAAATGTAGCAGCTCACGAGTCTGCTTTGTTAGTTGGGCTGTAAAAGAATATTTTGAAGATGTTGAATTAAATGAGAATAACACATGATATTCAATACCACAAACAAGATAGCGACAATAGCTAATAAATATAAAACAAGATGAACAAGTCACTGAGGTTCACCTGGAGGCGCTCTCTCATGACTTATGAGTGAGTAAGCATGTTAATCATCGGCATATGTTCTTGCTTGCGATGATATGGATAAAGGGTGATTTTTCATCTTTATTCTTTAATCTAAATATTTGATAATTGATCTGCCAGTTCAACTTATGTTTTAACTTTTGAATGATTCAAATATACGTTGTTGATGGAGTGAGCTGTGCATTATCTGTAACACCAActaaatgtttttaattttgTTCAGAATGAGATGAGCTTGTTTTATGAGGCAAAATGCTAATGGTTGGCATGTCTGTTTGCATATAATGCAGAGTTTCTATAGGTTCAGATATTGTTTGAGGAAGCTGCTTAAAGACTAGTTTTgggatgattttatgcttgtcATGATAAATGTGATCTGATTCGACTATATTGACGAATATTTGCTGCTTCGAACTTGTGATTGAGCAATTTAGGTCCCTGGTATGATGACGAAAGCACATTATATGTTTGCGAGTATCTATTTGCGCAGTATTATCTCATTAGACTTCGAGGCCGTCCATTTACCCTAATCCCGTACCTAAGAACAACACACCACTGTTAGCATTGTCTCACTTCCCGCTTTTGCCAAATTGGAATCCGTTTTCTTACTGGAAATTTTTTTGGATGAAGATTAGTAATTAATTGTCTTTATAATCGATTTTTTTTCCAGATAAGAATTCATAATTTCTTGGAGAAAACAAAAAAGTTTCAGGGAGGAGCTAAGGTAGGGGAAAGTGAAGGAGGTTCAAGTAAGGAAGGAGCGTTGTTAAGAAAACGAGTTAGGAGTCTAATTAGAAAGAACAGAGTGATTGAGGTCCAAAAGCTGGTGAGAGATGAGGAATTTAAGTCATGGGGTCGTGATACACAGGCTAAGGTTTGGAGCTTTCATAATAATCACCGAACTGAGTACTTACATTTATGTATTTACCTTCTTGTTTCTCAGCCATTTAGATCTCATGCAGTTGGGCTGTTGTCTGATACAATTGTTAATACAAACTGCTTATGTGCAACCTCCAGTCACTCAATCAGCTGACTGTCCCCCTGATGTCCGCCCTGCGTTTAGACACCTCTTCAAGATTGCAACCAAAGAATCTGGGTGAGTGATATTCTATTTAATAGGATTTTTACCATCATAGGACATTGGCATCAAGCATGTGTAATACGGCTAATAGCATTGAGTCATTGACTGCTGTGTATTGCAAAATCATCTCAGCAACAAGTTGTAATCTGTTCTGGAACTTCTGATCGTCAAGTTCATGAATTATTGCGAGCTCGTACGCTTGACAAATTTTGTGGTTAATTTGGTAGGCAACTTTGGTGTTCATAATTTTGCTCCTTGTATCTCTCAGGCAGAACATTGTGAGGAGGtatggagtgattgaatgtgatCCTCTTGTCCTTGATGGGCTTGAGACCACTGTAAGTCAGTTCTACAGCTAATTTGTGATTAGATCAATGGCTcatatctttatttttctcATTCACTCTTTGGAGATATGTTGAAAAAGTGCAGTTGTTGATCTTTATGAAGTTATTTTGACACTGGGCCCTGATGCAATTCTTGAACATATAAGTGAGAGTCA encodes:
- the LOC142546205 gene encoding putative leucine-rich repeat receptor-like serine/threonine-protein kinase At2g24130, translating into MGCCRVFAFDLVSLMVLFHVVYSENDQAGISSDRAALVSFVSGITDDPEHVLESWNADSGVHVCKWSGVGCDMKENRVIELNLSHKSLKGMISPTLFSLTHLEILDLSWNLFEGRIPSEVGALVSLKEMSLSSNILEGNIPIEVGLLKELVYLDLGSNKFEGEIPASLFCNGSSSLQYLDLSNNSLSGEIPFHSQCELRDLRYLLLWSNHFVGEVPLALSNSSNLEWLDLEHNFLSGELPSKSLSKMLHLKFLYLSYNHFSSHGGNADLVPFFESLVNSSKLQELDLAGNHLGGELPSIIGALSTKLVQINLDDNQISGFIPPQISNLVNLTLLNLSSNQLNGSIPSELRQIGKLERLYLSNNSLSGNIPSTFGNMSHLGLLDLSKNKLSGIIPDSFANLVQLRRLLLYDNQLSGTIPPSLGKCINLEILDLSHNRISGEIPSEVAGLSSLKLYLNLSSNFLSGRIPLELSKMDMVLAIDLSLNILSGSLPSQLGSCIALECLNLSHNFLEDRIPESIGNLPYLQELDVSGNRLNGEIPQSLQDSATLKRLNFSYNNFYGVISNRGSFSSLTIASFLGNERICGSIQGLRKCHRKRAHSFLMAFLLSSAITPIFCLVGYPLIQRAKRRRKPPILEGEDIPDDEESRDEVKYPRISRRQLIEATGGFSSSSLIGSGNFGHVYKGILQDNTSIAVKVLHSKVAGEIITGSFKRECQVLKTTRHRNLIRIITTCSRPDFKALVLPLMPNGSLENHLYPSHGSKNGLDLVQLVSICSDVAEGMSYLHHYSPVKVVHCDLKPSNILLDDDMRALVTDFGIARLVKGGGDNSSAYDSVSCDSTEGLLCGSLGYIAPEYGMGKRASSQGDVYSFGVLLLEIIAGKRPTDVLFQQGSSLPEWIKSCYPDKLEPIIQEAIKLRSTKLGTCPFDRRIWCEVILELIELGLICTQNNPRTRPTMLDVAHEMSRLKQYLCSPSSLTIEEA